The Amycolatopsis mongoliensis genome includes a window with the following:
- a CDS encoding DUF3592 domain-containing protein, producing the protein MTLGTDRDATTHRRWQNTFLAGAIVFGLAALGDAAGTVYALTAPGYVFEDGELTGEIMVFVLAAALMLGCAGLGRWLDRRRAALVAEHEHWLPALTERNGAGQVDLDVETARLRLLVLRSVGLVLVWMAVLAGVVAGFVAMSASADHLLKTGTRVTGEVLGVYKHSRDDDTIYVAYPVDYGHYRYADIVWDSGRQYTEGQQITVIYDKADPDRVRTLDETNSDQTWVWAQVIGTIAGMSGLVLSVIAAMNWRRRSRAVRATGWRIASVTVEPDYPIRRGRHLPDINVVYRDGTRITLRAATSSHGSVPMKHQPNRQAWIGGTDRDMVVLFPHGRWRKSPYAVPAYALNMRTGAKNTAAPVPEDPEQTALVKRKVRRFVIVMAGWYAVLIAAGVVLMVLNLLWPLFFVAVVGSLAPIPLTQVYFTRMRAALEEK; encoded by the coding sequence ATGACGCTGGGGACGGACCGGGATGCGACGACGCACCGCCGGTGGCAGAACACCTTTCTGGCCGGAGCGATCGTCTTCGGCTTGGCCGCGCTCGGCGACGCGGCGGGGACGGTCTACGCGCTGACCGCGCCCGGATATGTCTTCGAGGACGGCGAGCTCACGGGCGAGATCATGGTCTTCGTCCTGGCCGCTGCACTGATGCTCGGCTGCGCCGGCCTCGGGCGGTGGCTCGACCGGCGGCGCGCCGCGCTGGTCGCCGAGCACGAGCACTGGCTGCCGGCGCTGACCGAACGCAACGGCGCAGGGCAGGTCGACCTCGACGTCGAGACCGCCCGGTTGCGGCTGTTGGTGCTGCGCTCCGTGGGCCTCGTGCTCGTCTGGATGGCCGTGCTCGCGGGGGTGGTCGCAGGTTTCGTCGCGATGAGCGCCTCGGCCGACCACCTGCTGAAGACCGGGACGCGCGTAACCGGTGAGGTGCTGGGCGTCTACAAGCACAGCCGGGACGACGACACCATTTACGTGGCGTATCCGGTGGACTACGGCCACTATCGGTACGCCGACATCGTCTGGGACTCCGGCCGGCAGTACACCGAGGGGCAGCAGATCACGGTCATCTACGACAAGGCCGACCCCGATCGGGTGCGCACGCTGGACGAGACCAACAGCGACCAGACCTGGGTGTGGGCGCAGGTGATCGGGACGATCGCCGGGATGAGCGGGCTCGTCCTTTCGGTCATCGCCGCGATGAACTGGCGGCGCCGCTCGCGCGCCGTCCGCGCCACCGGCTGGCGGATCGCGTCGGTGACCGTCGAGCCGGACTACCCGATCCGCCGGGGCCGGCACCTGCCGGACATCAACGTCGTTTACCGCGACGGCACCCGGATCACCCTGCGCGCGGCCACGTCGTCCCACGGTTCGGTGCCGATGAAGCACCAGCCGAACCGGCAGGCCTGGATCGGCGGCACCGACCGCGACATGGTGGTCCTTTTCCCGCACGGACGGTGGCGTAAGTCGCCCTACGCGGTCCCGGCCTACGCGCTGAACATGCGGACCGGCGCGAAGAACACAGCGGCGCCCGTCCCGGAGGACCCGGAGCAGACGGCGTTGGTGAAACGCAAGGTCCGCCGGTTCGTGATCGTGATGGCGGGCTGGTACGCCGTGCTGATCGCGGCCGGGGTCGTGCTGATGGTGCTGAACCTGCTGTGGCCCTTGTTCTTCGTCGCGGTGGTGGGCTCGCTCGCGCCCATCCCGCTCACGCAGGTCTACTTCACCCGCATGCGGGCGGCCCTGGAGGAGAAATGA
- a CDS encoding trans-aconitate 2-methyltransferase, which yields MWDPEKYLDYADLRARPFYDLVSRIGAASPRRVVDLGCGPGNLTLSLRERWPGATLECGDSSPEMVTAARARGLDASLLDVRDWTPAPDTDVVVSNAVLQWVPDHDALLRRWASSLPSGAYLAVQVPGNFTAPSHALTRELAASPAWSSRLADVVLREDDAVSSPLEYANLLADAGCGVDAWETTYVQPLRGPSPVLEWITGTALRPIRAALPDAEWEQFRAELAPRLASAYPTRADGTTWFEFRRVFFVAQV from the coding sequence GTGTGGGATCCCGAGAAGTACCTCGACTACGCCGACCTGCGGGCCCGGCCGTTCTACGACCTGGTGTCGCGCATCGGTGCCGCGTCGCCACGCCGCGTCGTCGACCTGGGCTGCGGTCCGGGGAACCTGACTCTCTCGCTCCGGGAACGCTGGCCCGGCGCGACCCTGGAGTGCGGCGATAGTTCACCCGAAATGGTGACCGCCGCCCGTGCTCGCGGTCTCGACGCCTCCCTGCTCGACGTCCGCGACTGGACGCCGGCGCCGGACACCGACGTGGTGGTCTCGAACGCCGTCCTGCAGTGGGTGCCGGACCACGACGCGCTGCTGCGCCGATGGGCGTCCTCGCTGCCCTCGGGGGCTTACCTGGCGGTTCAGGTGCCGGGCAATTTCACCGCGCCCTCGCACGCGCTCACGCGGGAGCTGGCGGCGTCCCCGGCCTGGTCGTCCCGCCTGGCCGACGTCGTCCTGCGCGAGGACGACGCGGTCTCGAGCCCGCTGGAGTACGCGAACCTCCTGGCCGACGCGGGCTGCGGCGTCGACGCCTGGGAGACGACGTACGTGCAGCCGCTGCGGGGGCCGTCACCGGTGCTGGAATGGATCACCGGGACGGCGTTGCGCCCGATCAGGGCAGCGCTGCCCGACGCCGAGTGGGAGCAGTTCCGCGCGGAGCTGGCCCCGCGGCTGGCTTCGGCGTACCCGACCAGGGCCGACGGGACCACGTGGTTCGAGTTCCGTCGCGTGTTCTTCGTGGCCCAGGTCTAG